In the genome of Arachis stenosperma cultivar V10309 chromosome 6, arast.V10309.gnm1.PFL2, whole genome shotgun sequence, the window tgaatattttgattccgtacgaaggtatggttttgatttctcgtagttaatatttaatgtcacgtgaaaacttaggctagaagaccttaagataggGATGAACTGAGTGAATAATTGATGGTTTGTGTATATGGTATAAAATGTGAGGTTTAGCTGTTGTCAATAATTTGCTGTTGAAGTTGGTCggtttggaaaaagatttaatattggtatttgtttgattatgaaataatttgttactggaaatgatttgagtgactgagaggtgtttggtttgatagttgggacccttgaagggtggcagaAATTTGAGTCTTAGAGGAGATAATGCCaaaatttctttaagaattggagtttgatttgaggtggtattttaaaaagaaagagattattatgtggtttgtgtatttgagactatttgttgaccctctgtcgcaagatgtgaccgAGCACTTTAACTCCTCGGATTCCcccatgggcatgcatataaatatgaatattgaatattattgagcttggagtttaactccatggaatactatattattgagcttggagtttaactccatggaatactatactattgagcttggagtgtgactccatggaatattatatttgagcttggagtttgactccatggaatattattgagcttggggatgcacgcacagagggactgtccaatggttaactaccaggactTGCCGGGTTGGccatataaccgacagatgagactcatcagccataggacaggcatacatcatatgcatttgtttgtttgcttgagtgtgcattgttttggtttgcttaacTGTTTAATTCTGCTTATCCGCTACTTGTTCTACATGCTGTAAATGCTTCTCTATCTGTGTTTTCCTTGCTTGAACTAAATGTGTATGTTTTCTGAGATATCCCTCTTGACGAaggtgtgaggagagagagttgTTCCACCAGTGATTCGGAGGATTGGAGGCGACAGAAAGTGAAGTATTAAGTTAAAGTTAGATTCGGAACTAGAATACGTTAGATAACTTACCTAACTTTtggtttagtttattttatttaagaatgATTTTGAGTGTCGGAGTTATAGGAATGCCTCTGGCTTTCCcgagaccttttatattaactatgcgggcacctttaccatactgagaacctccggttctcatcccatactatgttgttgtttttcagatgcaggtcgagagacaCCTCGTTGAGCGTCTGGATATCCTCCTTTCAAGCAAAAAACTACCTTTTTGACTGTCATATCTTGATTTTGGGCTATGTATACATGTTTATAGAATCTCCACATGTAcattttgtgttttgtccctcctagaggtCGACTTGGGATACAGGGGTTTATTTTGtggtttgagttttattttgggttgtatatatatataatcatatacTCTGGCCGGCCTTAGCTTCGTAGGTCGAGTCTGGAGCTTGCTATCTAAGTTTTAGAACCctgatatgtatatatgttttcagctcccttttgatttttttctgtCCGTTTTACAAATATCTATGCGAGTGTGACACGATTTCATGAATCGTTTTTGATTAGCTTATctttcaaggctcctagataTGACTTCATCCAACTATATCTATGTacatattcttttcttttagaggtcgtaataccttgctacctctgctttacgacttaagcgtaagactctgtgtggtagggtgttacatataCAATCAATgagtatgtatatatatataaaatagctcaagtatatttataatttgCTAGAGTAGTGAAGAATGTCGTTGTCATGCATGCACAAATACAGCTTTATTTTGGCAACTATGTATTCACtttcaattttgaaattttctatGACATGATTGATTATcatgaaaaaaatgaacaaagGTATCAAATGGGGCACTATTTGACTTTGACCACTATCACTGCATATATATCTTGCaggtttttttttcattcactaCATTGCATTATGTAATAATGATGAAACCTTTTTGTTTCCATTAATGactttttattagaaaaaattttgcaaaataTTACGTATCCAATCAGGGAgatagtaaaataattttacttgtaaataaaaaataaaataaataaaaaatgtctcCAAAAGTCACTATAAAAAAACACTATTATTTAtatcatgtttttaaactatggcaaaaaataaaaaaaaatacagtaATAATTTTTTGTCACTTTTTTGAACTACTGTCATACTTTTAAAAGAATCACATCTGTAAATATAGTAGTTGCTTTATTACCACACTTTTAATAAATTATCGTCACATCTTAAAAGCATGAGATATATATTTACCACCATTAATAGTTTGTGATGCCTTAATTAAAAGGcctaattatttttcaatatgtTGTTTGTATTGTTtatgttgagtttgaaaaaATAATACCAATAATTTAATGatgattaaatattataatattggGCTAAAAATTTAAAGTTGTGTGAATAATCTGTTTTGGTTAAATATGCAtgccaaattcaaaagaaattacaacaagcAAAGTCCTAAAATGAACCATGATGACTAAAAGCATCAATGAATTCAACTCATACCATTCATTGATGGCTCAAAGAATAGTTGCAAAATACTATCCAAGATGAAGAGAAGCAACTCATTCTTCCATGAAACATAGCAAAGTGACTGAacttattttttctctttttttttaacccACGTGAATTAGTTCTAAAATCGAACAAGAATAGAAAGTTCTGATTAGGGCTCAAATCAAAGAGAAAAAAAGTGattaccaaaataaaaaaaaaataaaaggaaaagaagacgAAAGTCAAAGACTAGGGTACAAAAACAAAGATCAAATCCTGAATTAGAAAATCAtttctttttttgtgcttcATTGTTGCTTGTTGAAAATGCTTTCCTCCTATACACACCGAACGAAAAATTTGAAGAAAATTGAGATTATGAAGCTTTGCTACAAATCAAGGGTCAAGAACTAAACTTGGAGCCAAAGTATTGATGAATGACTTAGATACTtgaagaaatttaaaaaaaaggaagaaagagaagCAACTAAATAGGAATGCATGTTAAATTTAATCACTTGCTGTCCCATCTCTTCTCTGCGCTGCTGCTGGTGTGTtatttggagaagaagaagtcAAAGTTGTTAAAACCGAGTTTCAAGTTTTGGAAGCTTAACTCCTCTATTAAAGGGACAAACGGCCGGAGATTGAAACAAAGAGTGAACACACAAGTTTGGGTCTTCATAACTTACAAGCTAACCCCTGTTCTCCTTCATGagtttatattaaattttatactcttCAGTGTTcatctttctttatttttttcaatgaaaaaaggCATTAAGTGAGGAATTAGTAAAAGCATTGAGAGAAAAGccaaaaaattatatcaaaagtCTTTTGTATGTTCTTCTGCTTTACTTCGATATGAGACAAAATAAAAGTGTCTCCTGTATTTTCTATTTCTCAGAAGTTACAACTATCCAAAAGTTAAGAGTTGTTCTATTTCTAAATGCATCGTgaagagataaaataaaattgtttcCTGAAATTTCAACTTGACAAATTTAACaacaactaaatttttatttcattcaAAAGCAAGAgcaaaaaaattcaaagaagaggcaTAGATTTAACCCCCTTCTCTGTGCCATTTACAAATCTTCCATTTAAAGACAGATAGTACTTGAGATTTACGATGCCATAAATATCACAACTAGAAAATTACTTAATACTGACAGATTTACAAATAGATTTTGTCTTTATTACAGATGGACGATGAAATTAGCGACGGATTTTGTCCCTTTGTAAAAGTCTCAtcggaaattatttaccgatAGATTTTTTCTGTCGGTAATTTACCGACAGATTTTTACCAGTTACCGATAGATTTTTCCTCGGTAAATTCTCCCCTCCATTTTCCTAGAACGTCAAACTTTTCAACGGATTTTCCATCGGTAATTAGAGACAGATTTTTTGACAAATTCTCCGTCAGTAATTAGCAATAGATTTTTTGACGGATTTTTTGTCGGTAATTGAAGCCTTGGAAAACCATTCCAAACTCTGAATACAGAAAGAAAATCTGTCTATAAATCCGTCATTaaggtaaaataatttttttttagattttttcatTGCAAAATAAACCTATTTTTATAcaacataaatataaatttaataaatacaaatttttatataatttgtattcgaatattgtaatatttcaaaaaataaacaaattcattgtattatcaaactaaaagaaaagtactataaacaagtaagtcaatataattcaaaacataaacaaagtaTATTGATACATCAACTATAATAATAAGTAACAACCATACATCAACAAAGTGTATTGATACATCAACTATAATTCAAAACAAATACcactggaaaaaaaaaaaaagaaaacctgTAAAATCTGTACTGTAGCATACACTAAAGGTGTATAAAACAATCTGCTCTTGTAGTTAACCATTATCAGAATTAGCCTAAATATAAACATAAACCTAATCTAGAATTAAACTAAATATAGAGAGTATAATCCCCAAGCAACATTGGTTTACAAGGAAATATATGACCAGTTGAGCACAGACTAGACATtagttgtttaattttttttaagatccATTCAACGTTCTCTCTTTCTCCTGGCAGCTTGTTCTGCTAAGACTTCTGGGTTTCTTCTGCGTGCCACAATAATATTTAGAGGAGTGGAGGAGTGATTACCACTGCagaaagcatagaaaaacaaatataaataacCACGTAAACCAAacaattttcaattaaaaatcataATCCATTTGCAGGAGATAaacatattattaaaaatcataatttattGTTCCTTGTTTATCAATATTTAATTCTTCTACATGATAAGTTTTGGCCGTGTATCATGAACATTAAGCAGGGTGGTTTATAGCattgttaatttgttattttaatgTTTGGTGAAATGAGTATTCCAataacttaataaaaaaatattctatccACACTCAGCTTCTTTATATATGAACATTAACTTTTTCTCTTTATCCTTCATGATTTAACGAGTGAATATATATTACACAAAAATTCTTGTTATTTCATACAAGTCAATATAGGAATTCTTGCAATGTTAATAGATTAATTTAAGAGCAAAAGGTGGTGTGGTTCAGGATAATAACATACAAGAACAGCAACTGCCGCTTCTCTGTATGCCAGTTTAAGCTTCAATTCTTTAGGAATTTTAGCATTATCCTCTTGCCATGTTCCAAAAGTTCCTTTTTGCTACAAATTCACAAGATCCACAATAAGATATGAAGTGCAAGCAGAAAATATTATACACATCAGAAGAAATAATATTATTGTCCTGCCAAAATGATGCAGAGAAACCACCAACCCTCTTTAATGCCTCAAATAGCTCTTCTCGCCCAATGTAATCCAAATGCCTCTGAGCGAAAGAATTTATTCCTAGCATGCACCTAGTTTACACACGAAAAAAGATGGATAAAGACAATGAAATACTTCTCGAAGCAAGGTTCATTATGCATAAATTGTCGGAGGAGGAAATCATCTTCAAAATGGCAAATCTTCCATCTTTTGATGGCAAACCAACTCGAATGATCTTGTCAAAATGACCCTTCCTCAACAAAGCGGGATCAAGAATATCTAATCTATTTGTAGCACCTATCACAAGCATCTAAAATTTAGGTTTAGAATATCAAATAACATCATTATAACCTAGAAGCCAATTAAACGCATACCTGTGCTGTAGAAACTTTGAATTCATCCAACTCGGTAAGTATCTGAAGTAagcatctctctctctctctcttgtaatcataaaaaaaaatataaaagttgtTTGAATCTTACTCCACCAATGTCAAGTCCTCCACGCTTGCTACCAATAGCATCTATCTCATTAATAAATATGATAGAAGGTGGAAATGATCTTGCACTAGCAAAAAGATCCTTAACACGTAATGCAGCAACCTCTACAAACATCTGAGAGAAGagcaaattaaatatttttaactttaaagATGAAGAAAATTTTTATGCATTGAATATTCCACATTTTATGGGTATAAGTTTCATTCATTTACAAAATGGAGCATATGATCTAGGTACAATCACAACCAGCACACTCTAATCAATGTCAAACTTGTACGAACATTTAGATTAAAACATTTGCATCCTCTAAAGATGCATGTTTCATCATTGGCCCTTTAATAATGATATACTAATACATTGAAATGACTCAAAGGTAAATGAGCCAATTTTTGTTAAGATTTCACTTTGAATGATAATTTTGATGTATCATTATCGAAAGACCAAACTGATATGCCTGTATCTTAGGAAAACCAAATGAGTgcttaatttaaattttatctgCATCCTCATTCTCCTAaagaattaaattatttttaaatttaaaagttgaaTAGAAATTATATTCTAAAGTTCTACTTGCTACTTTCTATTCAATGCGGGTGAATATCTTTGGAGAACAGAAATCACCTCTACAAAATCTGTGCCATTTGCCGCAAAAAAAGGCAACCCTGCTTCCCCAGTGATGGCTTTAGCCAGTAGAGTTTTATCCGTTCCTGGAGGCCCATGGAAAAGCACACCTTTTGGACAATAAACTCCTTTGTCTTGAAACTCCTCATCATTCTTTAAAATTCATACAATCTCTTGCAAGTCCCTCTTTATATATTCCTGGCCAGCAAAATCATCAAAAGTGACACCAGTTCTTTCTTCTACAGATATAAATTTAGCCTTGGgcgaaaaatataataatataacagTTTTACTAATTAATATACAAATCAAAGTGGTAAATAAACTTAGATTCTAAAACC includes:
- the LOC130934595 gene encoding probable inactive ATP-dependent zinc metalloprotease FTSHI 4, chloroplastic, with translation MMKRTCKLELTEGRATTAEKETRKQNPFFPGLFDAVNAQNRLRSEQLERGLITHQEPHQFNEAAAVWDNNRQSSVAKSRVSCSGSMFMIVDESHYLKNASAKGTTASLPVIKITSFLLDYPSASGVMPLYSETIHPLIPNMAFLGYVENVANLHFSANMFVEVAALRVKDLFASARSFPPSIIFINEIDAIGSKRGGLDIGGMLVIGATNRLDILDPALLRKGHFDKIIRVGLPSKDGRFAILKMISSSDNLCIMNLASRRINSFAQRHLDYIGREELFEALKRQKGTFGTWQEDNAKIPKELKLKLAYREAAVAVLW